One genomic region from Alosa alosa isolate M-15738 ecotype Scorff River chromosome 12, AALO_Geno_1.1, whole genome shotgun sequence encodes:
- the LOC125305206 gene encoding testis-specific serine/threonine-protein kinase 1-like has protein sequence MDESLVLKKCGYILGNTLGDGSYGKVKSAYSESLKSNVAVKIINRKKAAADFLEKFLPRELEIQASLCHPNVVKIFKIFETSDGKVFIVMELGVRGDLLEYVKSRGALAEDFARKLFRQLSMAIKFIHAQDIVHRDLKCENLLLDKDFNLKVSDFGFTRRIIYDDTGKMELSKTFCGSAAYAAPEVLQGIPYNPKMYDVWSMGVILFVMMCGAMPYDDSNIKRMLRIQKEHRVDFPRSKQVPGECKDIIYKMLHPDVKRRLDIGSILDHQWLQGKTGEVNRRHHDEPSTSKAASSSKDDKKHAKVDADVPLDPGKEDLAGGSSSRRDPASVT, from the coding sequence ATGGATGAGTCTTTGGTTCTGAAGAAGTGCGGCTACATATTAGGAAATACGTTAGGGGACGGATCATATGGAAAAGTCAAGTCGGCCTATTCTGAAAGCCTAAAGTCAAACGTAGCGGTCAAAATTATTAATAGAAAAAAGGCAGCCGCTGATTTTTTGGAAAAATTCTTGCCACGAGAACTGGAAATCCAAGCAAGTTTGTGCCATCCAAATGTCGTGAAAATCTTCAAAATTTTCGAAACGTCAGATGGAAAAGTATTCATCGTCATGGAGCTCGGCGTACGAGGTGATCTACTGGAGTACGTCAAAAGCCGGGGCGCATTGGCAGAAGATTTCGCTAGAAAACTTTTTCGGCAGTTGTCGATGGCAATTAAATTCATTCACGCCCAAGACATCGTCCATCGGGATTTGAAGTGCGAGAATCTACTCCTGGACAAAGACTTCAATTTGAAAGTGTCAGACTTTGGATTCACGCGACGGATTATTTATGATGACACCGGCAAAATGGAACTGAGCAAAACGTTCTGTGGCTCTGCCGCTTATGCAGCACCTGAGGTTTTGCAGGGCATACCGTACAACCCCAAAATGTATGACGTGTGGAGCATGGGCGTGATTTTGTTTGTTATGATGTGCGGAGCTATGCCTTATGATGACTCAAATATCAAAAGAATGCTCCGGATACAGAAGGAGCATCGAGTGGACTTCCCTCGCTCCAAACAAGTCCCAGGAGAATGCAAAGACATCATCTACAAGATGCTCCACCCAGATGTCAAGAGACGACTTGACATTGGCTCCATCCTTGACCATCAGTGGCTGCAAGGAAAGACAGGGGAAGTCAACCGCAGACACCATGATGAGCCGTCCACGTCTAAAGCAGCCTCCAGCAGCAAAGACGACAAGAAACACGCAAAAGTGGACGCAGATGTCCCTCTGGACCCTGGCAAAGAGGACCTGGCTGGAGGCTCCTCATCCAGGAGAGACCCAGCCTCTGTGACTTGA